GCCATCGAAGGCGAAACCTTTGAATTCGAATCCATGTACCCACAGATGATTAAAGAAGCTGAAGCTGAAGGCGAAAAAGCTGTTCTTCGTTACTTCGGGTTCGCCAACGAAGCTGAAAAAGTGCATGCCGAACTCTACACAGCAGCCCTCGAAGCAGATGGCGACACTTTTGCAGATGCTGAATTCTACATCTGCTCAGTTTGTGGACACACTCAGGACGGCGAAGCGACAGAGAAATGTCCAATCTGTGGTGCGGCAGCTAAAGCATACAAAAAAGTAAATTAATAACAGATTGATACAAATAATTAACCGCCCGTCCAGCTAACGCCGGATCGGGCGTTTTTTTTGAAAACCTACTTTCGGGAACCTGCCTCCCCCAACCTAGACATTCTTTAGATAGAGTGTAATTTTAAGTTATTAAAGATTATTAACCTATTGAATCATCACGAAAGGGTCCGCATGTTCCGTAAAAAAGAATGGTCGTTTAAAGGCGAATCAGGAACCGAATATTGCTTTGAAATTAAAATGAAAAGTTCCGCTCTGCCGACAGCCGGTGGAGTCTTTATACTGGCCTACACCCATCCACGCGGACATCTGGCCGGTTTTGAAGTGCATCCTTTATACATCGGTCAAACGGATAACCTGAGCACAACCATTGATACCCCGCCACAACTAAAATGTATCACTAACGAATGCTGGAACTGCACCTATATAATGATGACAGATAATAAACAGGCGAGAATCGACTGTGTGCAGGATTTGCTGAAAAACAATCAGACGCCTTGTTAAGTACTTATATTAAGTCCAATTGCCTTTTTAGAAAACAGGTCGTAAGTTAACTTCAACAATTTTAGTTCATAAACCTGCCTAAAACGAATAAATTTAATAAAATATCTATATAATAAACCTCATGTTCAAATTAAATATCCGGCAAAAGATAGTAATCGGTATAATCATATTCTCCATCTGTTTCGGATGTATCGGAATACTCTCGTATTCAAACACTATTCATCTGGAACGCGAAGTTCTGCTTGTTGAACGAGTTGACGACCTCAGTAATCTGATCCTCGAAATCCGGCGGACAGAGAAGAACCTGTTTCTCTATCACGATCCGACTGTTTTTTCGCAGGGAATCGAATACATAGAGCAAGCCGAAACTCTATTGCAATCACTCATGGAGGAGTTTACCCAGCCTGAGGTCAGGCAACATGGTTCCTCACTAAAAAATGGTTTAAATCACTACCGAGAGTTACTCGTAAAAATTGCTCCCGAAGTTGATTTCAGCAAAACATACAAACTTGATAGCGACCCTAACCTTCTCCGTGAATCCGGTCAGGCTATTGTGGAACATTCCCGCGCTATAGCCCGCTTTGAACGTGAAAATATTCTGAATATTAACAGAAACTTACGCACCAACCTGGCAATTTCAATAGTGGCAATAGCAGTCGTTGTTTCCATTCTGGTTATGTTTGTCAGCTCAAACATTCTCCGCCCGTTGCGGCTGGTACAGGAAGCAACCAAGCGCATATCCCTCGGTACTTTTGTAGCGCTCCCTATCAAAAACTCCCACGATGAAATTCAACAGGTATTTGTTGCTCTGAATTCAATGGTTGAACAATTATCGAAACGAAGATTACAGCTGGTGCAGGCTCAAAAACTTTCTTCCATAGGTACACTCGCTTCGGGCATAGCTCACCAGTTAAACAATCCGCTGAATAACATCTCCACCTCATGCCAGATTCTAATGGAAAACAAACGTGAAAGCGATAAACTTGCTGACAAAATGATGCACAACATAGAGCAGGAGACTTTAAGAGCACGGGACATTGTTAAGGGACTGCTTGAGTTCTCCCGTGAACGGGAATATTCACCGGCCCCGACTCTTCTTGATGCGATAGTTCATTCAGCCGTACGTCTTGTATCCAGTCAGGTTCCGTCCGACATTTCAATAAAAACAGATATCTCCGGCAAAATTTTACTGCAAGCCGATCGGCAAAGATTGCAGGAGGCATTCATCAACCTTATTATCAATGCCGTTCAAGCCATCGAACCGGAAGCGGGATCTATCCTTATCAGCGCCACAATTCACAATGAAAATGCGTTGATCACTGTAAAAGACTCCGGAACAGGAATAGATACCGAAACACTTGAGCGCATTTTCGACCCATTTTTCTCAACCAAAGAAGTAGGACAGGGCACCGGCCTCGGGCTCTATATAGTGTACGGTATTATTGAAAAACATCTGGGCCGCATCAGTGCTGAAAGCACACCTGGTAGAGGCACCAATTTCTTTATCCGCCTTCCTTTGGCTACGGATGGAATCATATGATCAGTCATGCCAATATTCTCATCATCGACGATGAACTTATAGCACGGGAGAACCTTGTACTTGTTCTTTCGCAGGAAGGTTATAATGCGGTTGCAGTTGAAACAGGCATAGCCGCACTGCAACAATTGGAAAAAAATGAATACGAGCTGGTCCTGACTGATCTGATGATGCCGGGAATGAACGGCATTGAAATTCTTGAACACATCAAAGAAATGCAGCCTACCACTGAGGTAATCGTAATCACGGGACATGCCACCGTATCAACTGCGGTTGTCGCTATGCAGAAAGGTGCTCATTCATACATTGCCAAGCCGTTCAATCTTGATGAACTCCGCATGCAGGTGCGCAAAGCCCTTGAACAGCGTGCCCTGTCTGTAGAAGTATTGCGCCTCAGACAGGTTATTGCTCAGGGTAAACAGGATTTCCCCTTGGTTGGACAGAGTGAATCTATACTTCGGCTGAAAAAGACCGTGCAGCAACTCGCCAACATGAACTGCAATGTTCTCATTCAAGGTGAAACAGGAACAGGTAAAGAACTCATTGCGCGGGGCATCCACATGCTCAGTAACAGGTCAAATGAGCGATTTATGGCTATCAACTGCGGAACTTTCACTGCGGAACTGATGGATAAAGAATTGTTCGGACATGAACGGGAAGCCTTTACAGGAGCACAGCGCGGACAAAAAGGAATCCTTGAAGTTGCTGACGGCGGAACTGTCTTTTTTGATGAAATGAGCGAACTGCCGCTAAATATGCAGGTAAAACTGCTGCGCGTCCTTCAGGAAAGAACTTTCCTACGCGTGGGCGGAACACAGGAAATCCCTGTTAATATTCGAATTATCGCCGCAACAAACTGCGATCTCAAAGAAAATGTTGAAAAAGGAACTTTTCGTCAGGACTTATTTTACCGCCTGAACGTAGTAACTCTTTCCGCTCCTCCTCTCAGAGAACACAGGGAAGATATTCCGGTGCTTGTAGGGCATTTTCTGGAGCAACATAGATCTCCGGA
The nucleotide sequence above comes from Maridesulfovibrio ferrireducens. Encoded proteins:
- a CDS encoding rubrerythrin family protein — encoded protein: MTKTLKNLQDAFAGESQANRKYLAFAEKAEAEGKPGVAKLFRAAAAAETIHAHAHLRLMKGIGTTEENLKGAIEGETFEFESMYPQMIKEAEAEGEKAVLRYFGFANEAEKVHAELYTAALEADGDTFADAEFYICSVCGHTQDGEATEKCPICGAAAKAYKKVN
- a CDS encoding sensor histidine kinase is translated as MFKLNIRQKIVIGIIIFSICFGCIGILSYSNTIHLEREVLLVERVDDLSNLILEIRRTEKNLFLYHDPTVFSQGIEYIEQAETLLQSLMEEFTQPEVRQHGSSLKNGLNHYRELLVKIAPEVDFSKTYKLDSDPNLLRESGQAIVEHSRAIARFERENILNINRNLRTNLAISIVAIAVVVSILVMFVSSNILRPLRLVQEATKRISLGTFVALPIKNSHDEIQQVFVALNSMVEQLSKRRLQLVQAQKLSSIGTLASGIAHQLNNPLNNISTSCQILMENKRESDKLADKMMHNIEQETLRARDIVKGLLEFSREREYSPAPTLLDAIVHSAVRLVSSQVPSDISIKTDISGKILLQADRQRLQEAFINLIINAVQAIEPEAGSILISATIHNENALITVKDSGTGIDTETLERIFDPFFSTKEVGQGTGLGLYIVYGIIEKHLGRISAESTPGRGTNFFIRLPLATDGII
- a CDS encoding sigma-54 dependent transcriptional regulator produces the protein MISHANILIIDDELIARENLVLVLSQEGYNAVAVETGIAALQQLEKNEYELVLTDLMMPGMNGIEILEHIKEMQPTTEVIVITGHATVSTAVVAMQKGAHSYIAKPFNLDELRMQVRKALEQRALSVEVLRLRQVIAQGKQDFPLVGQSESILRLKKTVQQLANMNCNVLIQGETGTGKELIARGIHMLSNRSNERFMAINCGTFTAELMDKELFGHEREAFTGAQRGQKGILEVADGGTVFFDEMSELPLNMQVKLLRVLQERTFLRVGGTQEIPVNIRIIAATNCDLKENVEKGTFRQDLFYRLNVVTLSAPPLREHREDIPVLVGHFLEQHRSPEQTITTISQETLDILMNHSFPGNVRELENIAQRALALAKGTVFTPDLLPYDVRNTPIENPLQTLEEMEHRHIEKVMLATGGNKTQAAKILGIDRVSLWRKIKRYDLD